In Ischnura elegans chromosome 9, ioIscEleg1.1, whole genome shotgun sequence, the following proteins share a genomic window:
- the LOC124165702 gene encoding uncharacterized protein LOC124165702 isoform X1 produces the protein MGSSCRSGKAAEEGEARTGTTGGHQSFLPHQLPRRRYSVPEVVIRKFRLATEEQWAPQTTPPIPFPHKGNPLPTRPLVAEELSRTKPWRAEESPRKVTYQNRGSQIGGRLTYFGEPGSERLEISRPTPPPPESPPRHVMSLIPRYSAIPRTDSMSVNLGGDGLLPLVTTQPLPPQPSPIPIAAIPVVSKGAESEDCSLVDSLEDEAVVLARRNQARAAKSALSATGGPPPEESPARTPKPQTPLVGGEAFFVAIGSSSPATSISFSGSSPSPCSSEKLKQPPERVKKASMSVGPETVSAMPKRLRDRLAQRHRRLVQKMERQRNQRKKAEEMATAKKTIPRPPRLRNLSKAPSETQSKPSQPLRRVPLGHTNRTNIPQPGGRAAKPHGTSGPTPSPKGGTPMRTRGGNFQQKFKCIPEDRSLHLGSSTSSTPPSSLSASSNSDEEEVEVDVVSVEAGPETDAARLRPRLISENAKKLGGRNRSRSGASRVPKPSKPHETEISELQTIKEESKGSMDTENEGKENGIKNQHAGDDTDEKLVNKENEEQVMAVPLNDSNNNMHYSVDLQGKRVDLVSQPGDSNIIIKVEQNGDAQLEGAAPQPALKSGSDEDSRSSKSSTKSSSKRGSLKRQKTNESSTLLTDQVSHKGKVALGIENNNEDDLVSLSCGWLNFYLMHADLKSSCEEDESRSLRKEEKATVRESRKEKELKPQKTVIRTSNHSRHAKVNPLDLSAPDPNGSGFPTKLPQIVSPQNSPTQETANLMSSTHPRSRLPRPLNPTRVQNTHNSLVPINSPSSAVSRPTQLSFFPNPSRIPSDSSQAPHSSSPTSPSTSHPNDRGRHRHHRRRRGRDVEWGAEASTGTQTGESSQGWSVTIAGSCPQPDVEMRLTFPTANGRSRCSGNRGRQHQSDSGLGEENNGMGRDRQGHAGGPTGQRQPSLLPSSIPLQEQHETWLLTLRNESTNAGGALEDGIGQRNSRLKPLKCLPEISYQPPSQDAGTKTRPNKVTVRANRASTLRLKSAHPGFVPAFLENNSTIPIADKGDTNKSISMFWPKVRRAIEEKQLDHNDRDALRNEINTMEMMLGTRENVPMYRMMHRGTKLEIHGSGLNAAEKLRELERVEMGKIEE, from the exons ATGGGCTCTAGCTGCAGGAGTGGCAAAGCAGCCGAGGAAGGCGAGGCTAGGACTGGAACCACTGGGGGACACCAGTCTTTCCTCCCCCACCAACTCCCCAGGAGAAGATACTCTGTCCCCGAGGTGGTCATCCGAAAATTCCGGCTGGCCACCGAGGAACAGTGGGCTCCCCAAACCACTCCTCCCATACCTTTCCCCCACAAAGGCAATCCCCTGCCAACCCGACCCCTAGTAGCTGAGGAGTTGTCCAGGACTAAACCATGGAGGGCAGAAGAGAGCCCAAGGAAGGTTACCTACCAGAACAGGGGTTCGCAGATTGGTGGCAGGCTGACGTACTTTGGCGAACCAGGGTCAGAGCGGCTGGAGATATCGAGGCCAACTCCACCTCCACCAGAATCACCTCCCAGGCATGTCATGTCGCTGATACCACGGTACTCGGCCATACCCAGGACGGACTCGATGTCGGTGAACTTGGGGGGAGATGGCTTGTTACCATTGGTTACGACACAGCCTCTGCCTCCGCAGCCTTCCCCAATTCCCATTGCAGCAATCCCAGTAGTGTCCAAGGGGGCAGAGTCTGAGGACTGCAGCTTAGTGGACAGCCTCGAGGATGAGGCCGTGGTGTTAGCCAGGAGGAACCAGGCTAGGGCAGCCAAGTCGGCACTGTCAGCCACGGGGGGACCACCTCCAGAGGAGAGCCCAGCCAGGACTCCTAAACCTCAGACTCCCCTCGTTGGTGGGGAGGCATTCTTTGTGGCAATTGGCTCCTCCTCCCCAGCCACTTCGATATCATTCTCTGGTTCCTCGCCTTCACCGTGTTCATCCGAGAAGCTAAAGCAGCCTCCAGAGAGGGTGAAGAAGGCGTCCATGTCCGTTGGCCCAGAGACTGTATCCGCAATGCCAAAGCGCCTGCGTGATCGGTTAGCCCAGAGACATAGGCGGTTGGTGCAAAAG ATGGAACGACAAAGAAaccagaggaaaaaagctgaggAGATGGCGACAGCGAAGAAGACCATTCCCAGGCCTCCCCGATTGAGAAATCTTTCGAAAGCCCCTTCAGAAACCCAATCTAAGCCTTCTCAACCCCTGAGAAGGGTTCCCTTGGGTCACACCAACCGCACTAACATCCCTCAACCGGGAGGAAGAGCGGCCAAACCACACGGAACCTCTGGTCCCACCCCTTCGCCTAAGGGAGGTACACCAATGAGGACTCGTGGTGGCAACTTCCAGCAGAAGTTCAAGTGCATACCGGAAGACAGGAGTCTCCACCTGGGGTCCTCCACCTCCTCCACGCCACCCTCGTCTCTCTCCGCCTCCTCAAACTCCGATGAAGAGGAGGTGGAAGTGGACGTGGTCAGTGTGGAGGCTGGACCAGAGACGGACGCCGCCAGGTTAAGGCCGAGGCTGATCAGCGAGAACGCAAAGAAACTCGGAGGGAGGAATAGATCAAGGTCTGGTGCATCGCGAGTTCCTAAGCCGTCAAAACCCCACGAGACTGAGATATCCGAACTCCAGACAATAAAGGAAGAGAGCAAAGGTTCAATGGATACGGAAAATGAGGGGAAAGAGAATGGGATCAAAAATCAACATGCAGGTGACGACACAGatgaaaaattggtgaacaaaGAGAACGAGGAGCAAGTGATGGCGGTCCCTTTGAATGACAGCAATAATAACATGCACTACAGTGTCGATTTGCAAGGCAAGAGAGTAGACCTCGTGTCTCAGCCAGGTGATTCAAATATTATAATCAAAGTGGAGCAGAATGGTGACGCTCAGTTGGAAGGGGCGGCTCCACAACCAGCATTGAAATCTGGAAGTGATGAAGACAGTAGGAGTTCAAAATCGAGCACCAAATCCAGCAGCAAAAGAGGGAGTTTGAAGAGACAAAAAACTAATGAATCCTCGACCCTGCTCACTGATCAGGTGTCCCACAAAGGGAAGGTGGCTCTGGGCATTGAGAACAACAATGAGGATGATTTGGTATCGTTATCTTGTGGCTGGCTCAATTTCTACCTGATGCACGCAGACTTAAAGTCAAGTTGTGAGGAAGATGAATCGCGGAGCttgaggaaggaggaaaaagcGACGGTGAGGGAGTCAAGAAAAGAGAAGGAATTGAAACCCCAGAAAACAGTAATAAGGACATCAAACCACTCACGACATGCTAAAGTGAACCCTCTGGACCTATCAGCTCCCGACCCTAATGGAAGTGGTTTCCCCACTAAACTCCCCCAAATAGTCAGCCCCCAAAACAGTCCGACTCAAGAGACTGCCAATCTCATGAGCTCAACCCATCCTAGATCACGTCTTCCAAGACCCCTTAATCCGACTCGAGTGCAAAACACACACAATTCTCTCGTGCCCATCAACAGCCCCTCGTCAGCGGTGTCTCGCCCAACTCAACTCTCATTCTTCCCAAACCCCAGCAGGATACCATCGGACTCTTCCCAGGCaccccactcctcctctcccaCTAGCCCTTCGACCTCACACCCAAATGACCGGGGACGTCACCGCCACCACCGGCGGAGGAGGGGACGTGACGTCGAGTGGGGGGCAGAGGCGAGCACCGGGACTCAAACGGGTGAAAGTTCACAGGGGTGGTCAGTGACTATTGCCGGGAGTTGCCCCCAGCCTGACGTGGAGATGAGACTCACATTCCCGACTGCAAACGGGAGGAGTCGGTGCTCTGGGAACAGGGGACGTCAGCACCAGTCGGACTCTGGTTTGGGGGAGGAGAACAACGGCATGGGGAGGGACAGACAGGGCCATGCCGGAGGGCCCACGGGCCAGCGACAGCCTTCGTTACTTCCCTCTTCCATACCACTTCAGGAACAGCACGAAACGTGGTTGTTGACCCTGAGGAATGAAAGTACAAATGCAG GAGGAGCACTGGAAGATGGCATTGGCCAACGAAATTCAAGACTGAAGCCATTGAAATGTCTCCCTGAAATTTCATACCAGCCACCAAGTCAGGATGCGGGTACAAAAACTAGACCCAATAAG GTAACAGTACGTGCTAATCGTGCTTCTACCCTTCGGCTAAAATCGGCACACCCTGGATTTGTTCCAGCTTTTCTGGAAAACAACAGCACCATTCCCATTGCAGATAAAGGAGATACCAATAAAAGTATTTCAATGTTCTGGCCTAAAGTCCGGAGGGCAATAGAGGAAAAACAGCTTGACCATAATGATAGGGA TGCACTACGCAATGAAATCAACACCATGGAAATGATGCTTGGAACGAGGGAAAATGTACCAATGTACAGGATGATGCACAGGGGGACTAAACTCGAAATACATGGATCAGGCTTGAATGCAGCTGAAAAACTGAGAGAACTAGAAAGAGTTGAAATGGGCAAAATAGAAGAGTGA
- the LOC124165702 gene encoding uncharacterized protein LOC124165702 isoform X2 has product MGSSCRSGKAAEEGEARTGTTGGHQSFLPHQLPRRRYSVPEVVIRKFRLATEEQWAPQTTPPIPFPHKGNPLPTRPLVAEELSRTKPWRAEESPRKVTYQNRGSQIGGRLTYFGEPGSERLEISRPTPPPPESPPRHVMSLIPRYSAIPRTDSMSVNLGGDGLLPLVTTQPLPPQPSPIPIAAIPVVSKGAESEDCSLVDSLEDEAVVLARRNQARAAKSALSATGGPPPEESPARTPKPQTPLVGGEAFFVAIGSSSPATSISFSGSSPSPCSSEKLKQPPERVKKASMSVGPETVSAMPKRLRDRLAQRHRRLVQKMERQRNQRKKAEEMATAKKTIPRPPRLRNLSKAPSETQSKPSQPLRRVPLGHTNRTNIPQPGGRAAKPHGTSGPTPSPKGGTPMRTRGGNFQQKFKCIPEDRSLHLGSSTSSTPPSSLSASSNSDEEEVEVDVVSVEAGPETDAARLRPRLISENAKKLGGRNRSRSGASRVPKPSKPHETEISELQTIKEESKGSMDTENEGKENGIKNQHAGDDTDEKLVNKENEEQVMAVPLNDSNNNMHYSVDLQGKRVDLVSQPGDSNIIIKVEQNGDAQLEGAAPQPALKSGSDEDSRSSKSSTKSSSKRGSLKRQKTNESSTLLTDQVSHKGKVALGIENNNEDDLVSLSCGWLNFYLMHADLKSSCEEDESRSLRKEEKATVRESRKEKELKPQKTVIRTSNHSRHAKVNPLDLSAPDPNGSGFPTKLPQIVSPQNSPTQETANLMSSTHPRSRLPRPLNPTRVQNTHNSLVPINSPSSAVSRPTQLSFFPNPSRIPSDSSQAPHSSSPTSPSTSHPNDRGRHRHHRRRRGRDVEWGAEASTGTQTGESSQGWSVTIAGSCPQPDVEMRLTFPTANGRSRCSGNRGRQHQSDSGLGEENNGMGRDRQGHAGGPTGQRQPSLLPSSIPLQEQHETWLLTLRNESTNAGGALEDGIGQRNSRLKPLKCLPEISYQPPSQDAGTKTRPNKCTTQ; this is encoded by the exons ATGGGCTCTAGCTGCAGGAGTGGCAAAGCAGCCGAGGAAGGCGAGGCTAGGACTGGAACCACTGGGGGACACCAGTCTTTCCTCCCCCACCAACTCCCCAGGAGAAGATACTCTGTCCCCGAGGTGGTCATCCGAAAATTCCGGCTGGCCACCGAGGAACAGTGGGCTCCCCAAACCACTCCTCCCATACCTTTCCCCCACAAAGGCAATCCCCTGCCAACCCGACCCCTAGTAGCTGAGGAGTTGTCCAGGACTAAACCATGGAGGGCAGAAGAGAGCCCAAGGAAGGTTACCTACCAGAACAGGGGTTCGCAGATTGGTGGCAGGCTGACGTACTTTGGCGAACCAGGGTCAGAGCGGCTGGAGATATCGAGGCCAACTCCACCTCCACCAGAATCACCTCCCAGGCATGTCATGTCGCTGATACCACGGTACTCGGCCATACCCAGGACGGACTCGATGTCGGTGAACTTGGGGGGAGATGGCTTGTTACCATTGGTTACGACACAGCCTCTGCCTCCGCAGCCTTCCCCAATTCCCATTGCAGCAATCCCAGTAGTGTCCAAGGGGGCAGAGTCTGAGGACTGCAGCTTAGTGGACAGCCTCGAGGATGAGGCCGTGGTGTTAGCCAGGAGGAACCAGGCTAGGGCAGCCAAGTCGGCACTGTCAGCCACGGGGGGACCACCTCCAGAGGAGAGCCCAGCCAGGACTCCTAAACCTCAGACTCCCCTCGTTGGTGGGGAGGCATTCTTTGTGGCAATTGGCTCCTCCTCCCCAGCCACTTCGATATCATTCTCTGGTTCCTCGCCTTCACCGTGTTCATCCGAGAAGCTAAAGCAGCCTCCAGAGAGGGTGAAGAAGGCGTCCATGTCCGTTGGCCCAGAGACTGTATCCGCAATGCCAAAGCGCCTGCGTGATCGGTTAGCCCAGAGACATAGGCGGTTGGTGCAAAAG ATGGAACGACAAAGAAaccagaggaaaaaagctgaggAGATGGCGACAGCGAAGAAGACCATTCCCAGGCCTCCCCGATTGAGAAATCTTTCGAAAGCCCCTTCAGAAACCCAATCTAAGCCTTCTCAACCCCTGAGAAGGGTTCCCTTGGGTCACACCAACCGCACTAACATCCCTCAACCGGGAGGAAGAGCGGCCAAACCACACGGAACCTCTGGTCCCACCCCTTCGCCTAAGGGAGGTACACCAATGAGGACTCGTGGTGGCAACTTCCAGCAGAAGTTCAAGTGCATACCGGAAGACAGGAGTCTCCACCTGGGGTCCTCCACCTCCTCCACGCCACCCTCGTCTCTCTCCGCCTCCTCAAACTCCGATGAAGAGGAGGTGGAAGTGGACGTGGTCAGTGTGGAGGCTGGACCAGAGACGGACGCCGCCAGGTTAAGGCCGAGGCTGATCAGCGAGAACGCAAAGAAACTCGGAGGGAGGAATAGATCAAGGTCTGGTGCATCGCGAGTTCCTAAGCCGTCAAAACCCCACGAGACTGAGATATCCGAACTCCAGACAATAAAGGAAGAGAGCAAAGGTTCAATGGATACGGAAAATGAGGGGAAAGAGAATGGGATCAAAAATCAACATGCAGGTGACGACACAGatgaaaaattggtgaacaaaGAGAACGAGGAGCAAGTGATGGCGGTCCCTTTGAATGACAGCAATAATAACATGCACTACAGTGTCGATTTGCAAGGCAAGAGAGTAGACCTCGTGTCTCAGCCAGGTGATTCAAATATTATAATCAAAGTGGAGCAGAATGGTGACGCTCAGTTGGAAGGGGCGGCTCCACAACCAGCATTGAAATCTGGAAGTGATGAAGACAGTAGGAGTTCAAAATCGAGCACCAAATCCAGCAGCAAAAGAGGGAGTTTGAAGAGACAAAAAACTAATGAATCCTCGACCCTGCTCACTGATCAGGTGTCCCACAAAGGGAAGGTGGCTCTGGGCATTGAGAACAACAATGAGGATGATTTGGTATCGTTATCTTGTGGCTGGCTCAATTTCTACCTGATGCACGCAGACTTAAAGTCAAGTTGTGAGGAAGATGAATCGCGGAGCttgaggaaggaggaaaaagcGACGGTGAGGGAGTCAAGAAAAGAGAAGGAATTGAAACCCCAGAAAACAGTAATAAGGACATCAAACCACTCACGACATGCTAAAGTGAACCCTCTGGACCTATCAGCTCCCGACCCTAATGGAAGTGGTTTCCCCACTAAACTCCCCCAAATAGTCAGCCCCCAAAACAGTCCGACTCAAGAGACTGCCAATCTCATGAGCTCAACCCATCCTAGATCACGTCTTCCAAGACCCCTTAATCCGACTCGAGTGCAAAACACACACAATTCTCTCGTGCCCATCAACAGCCCCTCGTCAGCGGTGTCTCGCCCAACTCAACTCTCATTCTTCCCAAACCCCAGCAGGATACCATCGGACTCTTCCCAGGCaccccactcctcctctcccaCTAGCCCTTCGACCTCACACCCAAATGACCGGGGACGTCACCGCCACCACCGGCGGAGGAGGGGACGTGACGTCGAGTGGGGGGCAGAGGCGAGCACCGGGACTCAAACGGGTGAAAGTTCACAGGGGTGGTCAGTGACTATTGCCGGGAGTTGCCCCCAGCCTGACGTGGAGATGAGACTCACATTCCCGACTGCAAACGGGAGGAGTCGGTGCTCTGGGAACAGGGGACGTCAGCACCAGTCGGACTCTGGTTTGGGGGAGGAGAACAACGGCATGGGGAGGGACAGACAGGGCCATGCCGGAGGGCCCACGGGCCAGCGACAGCCTTCGTTACTTCCCTCTTCCATACCACTTCAGGAACAGCACGAAACGTGGTTGTTGACCCTGAGGAATGAAAGTACAAATGCAG GAGGAGCACTGGAAGATGGCATTGGCCAACGAAATTCAAGACTGAAGCCATTGAAATGTCTCCCTGAAATTTCATACCAGCCACCAAGTCAGGATGCGGGTACAAAAACTAGACCCAATAAG TGCACTACGCAATGA